A region of Myxococcus stipitatus DSM 14675 DNA encodes the following proteins:
- a CDS encoding vWA domain-containing protein has product MNRTVLFLSLAGSLALAALVLGLPQVTQPRKEPPPEVAVPTPPPPPLQNTPGSLTMTSRLSHPYVPSGSSEVFATVDLTGAEVPGAKRSPVNLALVIDRSGSMSGYKLAQAKQAARHLVGLLREEDRLAIVHYGSDVKSLPAASVTPAQRERMLQYVDGIWDDGGTNIGAGLSAGRFQLSTAQSEFKVNRLILMSDGQPTEGITDNDGLSRLVQELRASGVTVSSIGVGTDFNEDLMQGFAEYGGGAYGFLEDAGQLAALFQKDLQQASTSVARGVSLTFTLPPGTSLGEVLGYNARQSGNQVTVALPDFSAGQLERVVVRLVTTGERVGQTVRVLDLKLAYTDLIRNVGTENTAALSAVVTDRAEEVLARQDKDATLYSVRARSAANLKKAAEALSEGRREEAALYIRQNQDMFDQASAVAGPAAVAPEKAAQQATLDEYESATSDEQMRSAVKRSKAKALRDFGRVGSTY; this is encoded by the coding sequence ATGAACCGAACGGTCCTCTTCCTTTCCCTGGCGGGAAGTCTCGCTCTCGCCGCCCTGGTGTTGGGGCTTCCCCAGGTGACCCAGCCGAGGAAGGAGCCGCCCCCCGAGGTCGCGGTTCCGACTCCCCCGCCACCTCCCCTCCAGAACACGCCGGGCTCGCTGACGATGACGAGCCGGCTGTCCCATCCGTATGTGCCCTCCGGCAGCTCGGAGGTGTTCGCGACGGTGGACCTGACGGGCGCGGAGGTCCCCGGGGCCAAGCGCAGCCCCGTGAACCTGGCGCTGGTCATCGACCGCTCCGGCTCCATGTCCGGCTACAAGCTGGCGCAGGCGAAGCAGGCCGCGCGGCACCTCGTGGGATTGCTGCGCGAGGAGGACCGGCTGGCCATCGTCCACTACGGCTCGGACGTGAAGAGCCTGCCCGCCGCGAGCGTCACGCCCGCGCAGCGTGAGCGGATGCTCCAGTACGTGGATGGCATCTGGGATGACGGCGGCACCAACATCGGCGCGGGGCTGTCCGCGGGCCGCTTCCAGCTCTCCACCGCGCAGAGCGAGTTCAAGGTCAACCGCCTCATCCTCATGAGCGACGGCCAGCCCACCGAGGGAATCACCGACAACGACGGCCTCTCCCGGCTGGTGCAGGAGCTGCGGGCCTCGGGCGTGACGGTGAGCTCCATTGGCGTGGGCACCGACTTCAACGAGGACCTGATGCAGGGCTTCGCCGAGTACGGCGGCGGCGCGTACGGCTTCCTCGAGGACGCGGGGCAGCTCGCCGCCCTCTTCCAGAAGGACCTGCAGCAGGCCTCCACCAGCGTGGCGCGCGGCGTGTCGCTCACCTTCACGCTGCCCCCGGGCACGTCGCTGGGCGAGGTGCTGGGCTACAACGCACGCCAGTCCGGCAATCAAGTCACGGTGGCGCTGCCGGACTTCTCCGCGGGACAGCTCGAGCGCGTCGTGGTGCGGCTGGTGACGACGGGCGAGCGCGTGGGCCAGACGGTGCGGGTGCTGGACCTGAAGCTCGCGTACACCGACCTCATCCGCAACGTGGGAACGGAGAACACCGCCGCGCTGTCCGCCGTGGTGACGGACCGCGCCGAGGAGGTGCTCGCGCGGCAGGACAAGGACGCGACGCTGTACTCGGTGCGGGCTCGCAGCGCGGCCAACCTCAAGAAGGCCGCCGAGGCCCTGAGCGAGGGACGCCGTGAGGAGGCCGCGCTCTACATCCGCCAGAACCAGGACATGTTCGACCAGGCGAGCGCTGTGGCGGGGCCCGCGGCCGTGGCTCCGGAGAAGGCCGCGCAGCAGGCCACGCTGGATGAGTACGAGAGCGCCACCAGCGACGAGCAGATGCGCTCGGCGGTGAAGCGCTCCAAGGCGAAGGCGCTGCGCGACTTCGGGCGCGTGGGCTCCACGTACTGA
- the cglC gene encoding adventurous gliding motility lipoprotein CglC encodes MRAALLVSTALLLGGCSVSSEIGKKCNLVRKATPEELAAGSDKTVDLLEGEIADRQDFISFGAPLCEDLICVRDQDFPRARNPDGSLNESAAAEGYCSKPCVDGAANACEVTDTSDVEPNLPGRMSCRSLLLDQETLNQLRASDEGFYRNTFGENNSPFFCAGALNSGTGG; translated from the coding sequence ATGCGAGCCGCCCTCCTCGTATCCACCGCATTGCTGTTGGGTGGGTGCAGCGTGAGCAGCGAGATTGGCAAGAAGTGCAACCTGGTCCGAAAGGCCACTCCCGAGGAGCTCGCCGCGGGTTCCGACAAGACCGTCGATCTGCTGGAGGGAGAGATCGCGGACCGGCAGGACTTCATCTCCTTCGGCGCCCCTCTCTGCGAGGACCTCATCTGCGTGAGGGATCAGGACTTCCCTCGCGCGCGCAACCCGGACGGCTCCCTGAACGAGTCCGCCGCCGCGGAGGGCTACTGCAGCAAGCCCTGCGTGGACGGCGCCGCCAATGCCTGCGAGGTGACGGACACGTCGGACGTGGAGCCGAACCTGCCGGGCCGCATGTCGTGCCGGTCGCTGCTGCTGGACCAGGAGACGCTCAACCAGCTGCGCGCCTCGGACGAGGGCTTCTACCGGAACACCTTCGGAGAGAACAACTCGCCCTTCTTCTGCGCGGGCGCGCTCAACTCCGGGACGGGTGGCTGA
- a CDS encoding outer membrane beta-barrel domain-containing protein, translating to MNRHTLLLVLCLVPGLAPAQSQEGMGLDLTEETTPKSEESPTPPPAEEAAPAATASKPAEEEAPPPEAFLPLTDITQEDRVKSVQRKVYRKKGRFELTPLISISVNDPFYSKVGASLRGAYYLADTLAISARGTLFQVVPSDDVRLAKDAYFAKIYNSVPEWSAMGDVEWSPLYGKVAFLNSILHFDGYLLAGAGVVKTETSSLPGRGLNPAADLGLGMRFVAKDFVAVNVALINTTYVDQPLGSANGAIQNMMTLNAGISLFLPFRSTGRDSE from the coding sequence TTGAATCGCCACACGTTGCTGCTCGTGCTGTGCCTGGTGCCCGGTCTGGCACCTGCGCAGAGCCAGGAGGGCATGGGACTCGACCTCACGGAAGAGACCACGCCCAAATCGGAAGAATCCCCCACGCCGCCGCCGGCGGAGGAAGCCGCGCCCGCAGCGACGGCCTCCAAACCCGCTGAGGAAGAGGCTCCACCCCCTGAGGCTTTTCTGCCGCTGACGGACATCACCCAGGAAGACCGGGTGAAGAGCGTCCAGCGCAAGGTGTATCGGAAGAAGGGTCGGTTCGAGCTGACGCCCCTCATCAGCATCTCCGTCAACGACCCGTTCTACTCCAAGGTGGGCGCGTCCTTGCGGGGCGCCTACTACCTGGCGGACACGCTGGCCATCTCCGCGCGAGGCACGCTCTTCCAGGTCGTCCCGTCGGATGACGTGCGTCTGGCCAAGGACGCCTACTTCGCGAAGATCTACAACTCGGTGCCCGAGTGGTCCGCGATGGGCGACGTCGAGTGGAGCCCCTTGTACGGCAAGGTGGCCTTCCTCAACTCCATCCTGCACTTCGACGGCTACCTGCTGGCGGGCGCGGGCGTGGTGAAGACGGAGACCTCGTCGCTGCCGGGACGCGGGCTCAACCCCGCGGCGGACCTGGGCCTGGGCATGCGCTTCGTGGCCAAGGACTTCGTGGCCGTGAACGTGGCGCTCATCAACACCACCTATGTGGATCAGCCCCTGGGCAGCGCGAACGGGGCCATCCAGAACATGATGACCCTCAACGCCGGCATCTCGCTCTTCCTGCCCTTCCGCTCGACGGGGAGGGACTCGGAATGA
- a CDS encoding outer membrane beta-barrel domain-containing protein yields MKSLYRWMVALCLMAPVLSRAQSTSEEEEAGDVSEVDKDRMGPLRDRVRPVSGHVFLKKGRFEFSPSATLSLRDAFFTKYIFGGTLTYHPVETIGVSLRAGYALNAVSGAAQICEFGDGDTRGCVSPKLEDLDGDAPGQIKMLGGVDVQWAPIYGKLSLLAEKFVHFDLYGVVGASAVQYRGPDLNDQTDTLAKNYLTPGGNVGVGMRFFFNRWVTLRTEVRDLIYVEKGRNENFLRNQLLFELGVSFFFPSSNPES; encoded by the coding sequence ATGAAGTCGCTCTATCGTTGGATGGTCGCGCTGTGTCTCATGGCGCCCGTGCTCTCTCGCGCGCAGTCCACCTCCGAAGAGGAGGAGGCCGGCGACGTGTCCGAGGTGGACAAGGACCGGATGGGTCCCTTGCGCGACCGCGTGCGCCCCGTGTCGGGCCACGTGTTCCTCAAGAAGGGCCGCTTCGAGTTCAGCCCCTCGGCGACGCTGTCGCTGCGCGACGCGTTCTTCACCAAGTACATCTTCGGTGGCACGCTCACCTACCACCCCGTCGAGACCATCGGCGTGAGCCTGCGGGCGGGCTACGCGCTCAACGCGGTGTCCGGCGCGGCGCAGATCTGCGAGTTCGGGGATGGCGACACGCGCGGGTGTGTCTCGCCCAAGCTGGAGGACCTGGACGGGGATGCTCCCGGGCAGATCAAGATGCTGGGGGGCGTGGACGTCCAGTGGGCGCCCATCTACGGCAAGCTGTCGCTCCTGGCGGAGAAGTTCGTCCACTTCGACTTGTACGGAGTCGTTGGCGCGTCCGCGGTCCAGTACCGAGGGCCGGACCTGAATGACCAGACCGACACGCTCGCGAAGAACTACCTCACGCCGGGCGGCAACGTGGGCGTGGGCATGCGCTTCTTCTTCAACCGCTGGGTGACGCTGCGCACGGAGGTGCGGGACCTCATCTACGTGGAGAAGGGCCGCAACGAAAACTTCCTGCGCAACCAGCTGCTGTTCGAGCTGGGCGTGTCCTTCTTCTTCCCCTCGTCCAACCCCGAGTCATGA
- the gltC gene encoding adventurous gliding motility protein GltC, which yields MMRSYRLIRLAVLGLALAWSAPSFAQNFEGLDLGGQSKSKKKKKGASSAKSSKSKKKSARNAKGKAPAAEPEATAEESSAPSPVAPAAAATPSSASEAPSTPPAPTPAQPPAPAPGGGFGLDLTQEAPKAPAPTMSFDAVDVSGKTADRQRLEIAISLFKNDEYEKAAMAAHELLADAKLAGLHTEARYVLAKSLYRMGMYHSSLGEFSKLLALGPSTKFFKTSLEWLFFISRKTKNETVILDEIARHANQEFPEKYRNEFRYLLARYHFVRGRALDQVGQTADADKSFNEVKRLTLMIPKTDLFYPRARYLDGLASFRNGSHQKDAAAKRGNGEMLAAVDAMKDVVKLTRPMAGKSADQAKADKALRELAFMQLARTHYGMQQNRYALFYLSKVERGNTQWLESLFEASWANYRVGQYEQALGNLITLSSPFFREEYFPEALILKAVIYYENCRYRESNIILQDFERTYLPVHDQLESLVKKGMEANEYYSVLSDVQKKNKEGLEKNETDLILERILRLALTDQDLRKTNDSILELEGEMDAFASRGDTFKYSELSKQLLEELKVHRTGLISKAGIMAKGKLETELVALKQLLANGLRIKFETTTKEKEFLEEQLKAGGRTAIVKRYKFSVAVADDQLYWPYEGEYWRDELGTYQYTLTKGCIERDTANRNVQSAEAL from the coding sequence ATGATGCGCTCCTACAGGCTCATCCGTCTCGCCGTCCTCGGGCTCGCGCTCGCATGGTCGGCTCCTTCCTTCGCCCAGAACTTCGAAGGACTGGACCTGGGTGGTCAGTCCAAGTCCAAGAAGAAGAAGAAGGGCGCCTCGTCGGCCAAGTCCTCCAAGTCGAAGAAGAAGTCGGCGCGCAACGCCAAGGGCAAGGCGCCCGCGGCGGAGCCGGAGGCCACCGCCGAGGAGTCGTCCGCTCCCTCTCCCGTGGCACCGGCCGCGGCGGCGACCCCGTCGTCCGCTTCCGAGGCCCCATCCACTCCGCCCGCTCCCACGCCCGCGCAGCCGCCTGCTCCCGCTCCGGGTGGCGGCTTCGGGCTGGACCTGACGCAGGAGGCCCCCAAGGCCCCCGCGCCCACCATGTCCTTCGACGCGGTGGACGTGTCCGGCAAGACGGCGGACCGTCAGCGGCTGGAAATCGCCATCAGCCTCTTCAAGAACGACGAGTACGAGAAGGCGGCCATGGCGGCGCACGAGCTCCTGGCGGACGCGAAGCTCGCGGGCCTGCACACGGAGGCGCGCTACGTCCTGGCCAAGTCGCTCTACCGCATGGGCATGTACCACTCGTCGCTGGGTGAGTTCTCCAAGCTGCTCGCGCTGGGGCCCTCCACCAAGTTCTTCAAGACGAGCCTGGAGTGGCTGTTCTTCATCAGCCGCAAGACGAAGAACGAGACCGTCATCCTCGACGAGATTGCCCGGCACGCGAACCAGGAGTTCCCGGAGAAGTACCGCAACGAGTTCCGCTACCTGCTGGCGCGCTACCACTTCGTGCGTGGCCGGGCGCTGGACCAGGTCGGGCAGACGGCGGACGCGGACAAGAGCTTCAACGAAGTGAAGCGCCTGACGCTGATGATTCCCAAGACGGACCTGTTCTATCCGCGCGCGCGGTACCTGGACGGTCTGGCGTCGTTCCGCAACGGCAGCCACCAGAAGGACGCGGCGGCCAAGCGCGGCAACGGGGAGATGCTGGCGGCGGTGGACGCCATGAAGGATGTGGTGAAGCTCACCCGTCCGATGGCGGGCAAGTCCGCGGACCAGGCCAAGGCCGACAAGGCCCTGCGCGAGCTGGCGTTCATGCAGCTGGCCCGCACGCACTACGGCATGCAGCAGAACCGCTACGCGCTCTTCTACTTGAGCAAGGTGGAGCGCGGGAACACGCAGTGGCTGGAGTCGCTCTTCGAGGCGAGCTGGGCCAACTACCGCGTGGGTCAGTACGAGCAGGCGCTGGGCAACCTCATCACGCTCTCGTCGCCGTTCTTCCGCGAGGAGTACTTCCCGGAGGCGCTCATCCTGAAGGCGGTCATCTATTACGAAAACTGCCGCTACCGCGAGAGCAACATCATCCTCCAGGACTTCGAGCGCACGTACCTGCCCGTGCACGACCAGCTGGAGTCGCTGGTGAAGAAGGGCATGGAGGCCAACGAGTACTACTCGGTGCTCTCCGACGTGCAGAAGAAGAACAAGGAAGGTCTGGAGAAGAACGAGACGGACCTCATCCTGGAGCGCATCCTGCGCCTGGCCCTGACGGACCAGGACCTGCGCAAGACGAACGACTCCATCCTCGAGCTCGAAGGGGAGATGGACGCCTTCGCCAGCCGCGGCGACACCTTCAAGTACTCGGAGCTGTCCAAGCAGCTGCTGGAGGAGCTGAAGGTCCACCGCACCGGCCTCATCTCCAAGGCGGGCATCATGGCCAAGGGCAAGCTGGAGACGGAGCTCGTCGCGCTCAAGCAGCTGCTCGCCAACGGCCTGCGCATCAAGTTCGAGACCACCACGAAGGAGAAGGAGTTCCTGGAGGAGCAGCTCAAGGCGGGCGGCCGCACGGCCATCGTCAAGCGTTACAAGTTCTCCGTGGCGGTGGCGGACGACCAGCTCTACTGGCCGTACGAGGGTGAGTACTGGCGTGACGAGCTGGGCACGTACCAGTACACGCTGACCAAGGGCTGCATCGAGCGCGACACGGCCAACCGCAACGTGCAGTCGGCGGAAGCCCTGTAG
- a CDS encoding MFS transporter, protein MSRTASLRVVFGIVSLDLIGFGILIPQLGVYGVKFGASPFTVGLLISVYSLMQLVAAPVLGRLSDRFGRRPVLLVSQVGSLLGYLLFAGAHSLPLLFLSRVIDGISGGNIATAQAVVADITRPEERARGMGVIGAAFGVGFVLGPALGGFLGAWGGNLAIGLFAAGLVAVNLVCTYLFLPESRVPGGPDGHARTLKSAAQALRLPFVAKCLVLMLLFTTAFAQMEGTFSVYLLTRFLSAGPVPLEGGLFLHPVMADAQVLREASLRAGWLFALVGVLSALVQGGVVRRLVGGEGGGGTGREAHVAMAGFGVTAVGLALLPVAPTYGWLFPVMGLLAVGSALTNPCLSALVSLHAPPERLGAALGGFQAAGSLGRIVGPALGGWLFTRLGPAAPYGTAAGMLILGTVVAATLATQARMAGARVGQRS, encoded by the coding sequence GTGAGCCGGACGGCGTCACTGCGCGTCGTCTTCGGAATCGTGTCGCTGGACCTCATCGGGTTCGGCATCTTGATTCCGCAGTTGGGCGTGTACGGAGTGAAGTTTGGTGCCTCGCCCTTCACGGTGGGGCTGCTCATCTCCGTCTATTCGTTGATGCAGCTGGTGGCGGCGCCGGTGCTGGGGCGGTTGTCCGACAGGTTCGGCCGCAGGCCCGTGCTGCTCGTCAGTCAGGTGGGCTCGCTGCTGGGCTACCTGCTGTTCGCCGGGGCGCACTCGCTGCCGCTCCTGTTCCTCTCGCGGGTCATCGACGGAATCTCCGGCGGCAACATCGCCACCGCGCAGGCCGTCGTCGCGGACATCACCCGTCCGGAGGAGCGGGCCCGGGGCATGGGCGTCATCGGCGCGGCCTTCGGGGTCGGCTTCGTGCTGGGGCCCGCGCTGGGCGGCTTCCTGGGGGCGTGGGGCGGCAACCTCGCCATCGGCCTCTTCGCGGCGGGCCTGGTGGCCGTCAACCTGGTCTGCACGTACCTGTTCCTGCCGGAGTCGCGCGTGCCCGGTGGCCCGGATGGCCATGCGCGCACCCTGAAGAGCGCCGCCCAGGCGCTGCGCCTGCCCTTCGTCGCGAAGTGCCTGGTGCTGATGCTCCTGTTCACCACCGCCTTCGCGCAGATGGAGGGGACGTTCTCCGTCTACCTGCTCACGCGCTTCCTGTCCGCCGGGCCGGTGCCGCTCGAGGGCGGCTTGTTCCTGCACCCGGTGATGGCGGACGCGCAGGTGCTGCGCGAGGCGAGCCTGCGGGCCGGCTGGCTCTTCGCCCTGGTGGGCGTGCTCAGCGCGCTGGTGCAGGGCGGGGTGGTGCGCCGGCTGGTGGGCGGGGAGGGAGGCGGCGGAACGGGGCGCGAGGCGCACGTGGCCATGGCGGGATTCGGCGTGACGGCGGTGGGCCTGGCACTTCTTCCGGTGGCGCCGACCTACGGATGGTTGTTTCCTGTCATGGGGTTGTTGGCGGTGGGCTCGGCCCTGACGAATCCGTGCCTGTCCGCGCTGGTCTCCCTGCATGCTCCCCCGGAGCGGCTGGGGGCGGCGCTGGGGGGCTTCCAGGCCGCGGGCTCCCTGGGCCGGATTGTGGGCCCGGCGTTGGGCGGGTGGCTCTTCACCCGCTTGGGCCCGGCGGCGCCCTATGGGACGGCGGCGGGAATGTTGATTCTGGGGACGGTGGTGGCGGCAACCCTCGCGACTCAGGCGAGAATGGCAGGCGCGAGGGTCGGACAAAGGTCGTAA
- the plsX gene encoding phosphate acyltransferase PlsX, whose translation MEAMVVKQPQPVTIAFDVMGTDHGPAEVVRGAAQLSLDSPHIHALLVGDRTLIDNALAEVKHNGERISVQHAADFVGMDEKPGEALARKPHASVAVAARLVAEGEAQALVSAGNTGAGVLACARHFQLIPGVRRAALATVYPTRSVRGAKEDPFSLILDVGATVEATADDLVTFAVMGSQYARIISRNERPKVALLSNGVEPQKGPPRVVEAHARLSEMTDINFIGNVEGIDIPKGTADVIVTDGFVGNVCLKMLEGVHETVVELAQYAYKESLRWRAGLAMLSSGIQRIKDITDWNQYGGAPILGFDRIFIKAHGRSKARAIANAGKVAAKVVANNLGNSIREGLLK comes from the coding sequence ATGGAGGCCATGGTGGTCAAGCAGCCGCAGCCCGTGACGATTGCCTTCGACGTGATGGGGACGGACCATGGGCCGGCGGAGGTGGTGCGCGGCGCCGCGCAGCTCTCCCTGGACTCGCCGCACATCCATGCGTTGCTCGTCGGAGACCGGACGCTCATCGACAACGCGCTCGCGGAGGTGAAGCACAACGGCGAGCGCATCTCCGTGCAGCACGCGGCGGACTTCGTGGGCATGGACGAGAAGCCCGGCGAGGCGCTGGCCCGCAAGCCTCACGCGTCGGTGGCCGTGGCCGCCCGGCTGGTGGCGGAGGGCGAGGCGCAGGCGCTGGTCTCCGCGGGCAACACGGGCGCGGGTGTGCTGGCGTGCGCGCGGCACTTCCAGCTCATCCCCGGGGTGCGGCGCGCGGCGCTGGCCACGGTGTACCCGACGCGCTCGGTGCGCGGCGCGAAGGAGGACCCCTTCTCCCTCATCCTCGACGTGGGGGCGACGGTGGAGGCCACCGCGGACGACCTGGTCACGTTCGCGGTGATGGGCTCCCAGTACGCGCGCATCATCTCCCGCAACGAGCGGCCCAAGGTGGCGCTCCTGTCCAACGGCGTGGAGCCCCAGAAGGGCCCGCCCCGCGTGGTGGAGGCGCACGCGCGCCTGTCGGAGATGACGGACATCAACTTCATCGGGAACGTGGAGGGCATCGACATCCCGAAGGGCACCGCGGACGTCATCGTCACGGACGGCTTCGTGGGCAACGTGTGCCTGAAGATGCTGGAGGGCGTCCACGAGACGGTGGTGGAGCTGGCCCAGTACGCCTACAAGGAGAGCCTGCGGTGGCGCGCGGGCCTGGCCATGCTGTCCAGCGGGATTCAGCGCATCAAGGACATCACCGACTGGAACCAGTACGGCGGCGCGCCCATCCTCGGGTTCGACCGCATCTTCATCAAGGCGCACGGGCGCTCGAAGGCGCGCGCCATCGCCAACGCGGGCAAGGTGGCCGCCAAGGTGGTGGCGAACAACCTGGGGAACTCCATCCGGGAAGGCCTGCTGAAGTGA
- a CDS encoding phosphatase domain-containing protein — protein sequence MSLPDRIDPRPPRRIYRWDLDKTYLQTDFDSLRDLLRTAFQKAHEKVAVPGASALIRELSENGDSRLCIVSGSPKQMRAVLEEKLKLDGVRWDEFVLKDNVGNLLRGRFRALRGQVGYKLPAILESRVKAPAEAEEVLFGDDAEADAFIYSLFADLIAGRVDERVLSQVLEAGGVYPDDAERVRAAWKQIPVSDPVRRIFIHLDKLTPPAHFTPYGPRVVPIFNYFQAALVLLADGHLSAPQVLKIAVEMVQTAGHNIITLSNSFQDLLRRGLPLQQAAVALSQALEGPNKLLAAMRPMPDILSAFSKRLAALGTPPPPPPVQAVDYVSLIHHALPRNHKGRGKPPT from the coding sequence GTGAGCCTGCCGGACCGTATCGACCCGCGGCCTCCGCGGCGCATCTACCGCTGGGACCTGGACAAGACGTACCTCCAGACGGACTTCGACTCGCTCCGCGACCTGCTGCGCACCGCGTTCCAGAAGGCGCACGAGAAGGTGGCCGTGCCGGGCGCCAGCGCGCTCATCCGCGAGCTGTCGGAGAACGGCGACTCGCGGCTGTGCATCGTCTCCGGCAGCCCCAAGCAGATGCGCGCGGTGCTGGAGGAGAAGCTCAAGCTGGACGGCGTGCGGTGGGACGAGTTCGTCCTCAAGGACAACGTGGGCAACCTCCTGCGCGGACGCTTCCGGGCGCTGCGCGGGCAGGTGGGCTACAAGCTGCCCGCCATCCTCGAGAGCCGGGTGAAGGCCCCCGCCGAGGCGGAGGAGGTCCTCTTCGGCGACGACGCGGAGGCCGACGCGTTCATCTACTCGCTCTTCGCGGACCTGATTGCCGGCCGCGTCGACGAGCGCGTGCTGTCACAGGTGCTGGAGGCGGGCGGTGTCTATCCGGACGACGCGGAGCGCGTGCGCGCGGCGTGGAAGCAGATTCCCGTCTCGGACCCGGTCCGCCGCATCTTCATCCACCTGGACAAGCTGACGCCGCCCGCGCACTTCACGCCGTATGGGCCCCGGGTGGTGCCCATCTTCAACTACTTCCAGGCGGCGCTGGTGCTGCTGGCGGACGGGCACCTCTCCGCGCCGCAGGTGCTGAAGATCGCCGTGGAGATGGTGCAGACGGCGGGGCACAACATCATCACCCTCTCCAACTCCTTCCAGGACCTGCTGCGCCGGGGACTGCCGCTCCAGCAGGCGGCCGTGGCGCTGTCGCAGGCATTGGAAGGGCCCAACAAGTTGCTCGCGGCGATGCGTCCGATGCCGGACATCCTCTCCGCGTTCAGCAAGCGACTCGCCGCGCTGGGCACGCCTCCGCCCCCTCCGCCCGTGCAGGCGGTGGACTACGTGTCGCTCATCCACCATGCCCTGCCGCGCAACCACAAGGGGCGGGGCAAGCCGCCTACCTAG
- the pcnB gene encoding polynucleotide adenylyltransferase PcnB: MSSNLELTAAPSEQASAPESVATESAPSEVIPPSPVSPDSPSSAGVRASPAEDEADDDGDDDDEVDALDGGFDEAGLGAAEVLAAAEAQDAADAAEHEVEQVPTVLEPEPEPTPYERELHAPHVRSTGEPAEIDPDELDPDALKVVLRLHQHGHQAYLVGGCVRDLLLGRKPKDFDVATSAHPGEVRAIFRNCRLIGRRFRLAHVYFKGGKIIEVSTFRANPTELEAASPQTHEDEAEAGGDDLLITHDNVFGTDQQDARRRDFTINGLFYDVSEGRVIDYVRGRRDLDERFIRTIGDPEVRMREDPVRILRAVRFAAKLDLDIESRTYAAMEGAVEDLPRCAPARLLEETFRLIRGGVSAPALKLLDALDALKLLLPPVNAYLKQHGKEGEKTFYAFAQALDRRVAAGEPLDDAILLAALLVPISHSAPPAEPQEGGRPSVSQVVEELLAGFVQTARLPRRIAERCRMLLLAQRTLSGERRRKSAAFRRHPLFGEALTVFEMMVEATGEHREQLEAWKAGEVPPPRADAAEGEGSEPGGQRKRRRRRRRRRSSGEGAASAGSSGPGAGEA; encoded by the coding sequence ATGTCTTCCAATCTGGAGCTGACGGCCGCCCCCTCGGAACAGGCGAGTGCCCCCGAGTCCGTGGCGACCGAATCAGCCCCTTCAGAAGTGATTCCCCCGTCCCCTGTCTCACCGGACTCCCCGTCCTCCGCTGGCGTGCGCGCCAGCCCGGCCGAGGATGAAGCGGACGACGACGGCGACGATGATGACGAAGTGGACGCGCTCGACGGCGGTTTCGACGAGGCGGGCCTGGGCGCGGCGGAGGTGCTGGCCGCCGCCGAGGCGCAGGACGCGGCGGACGCGGCCGAGCACGAGGTGGAGCAGGTGCCCACCGTCCTCGAGCCCGAGCCCGAGCCGACCCCCTACGAGCGCGAGCTGCACGCGCCGCACGTCCGCTCCACGGGCGAGCCGGCGGAGATCGACCCGGACGAGCTGGACCCGGACGCGCTGAAGGTCGTGCTGCGGCTGCACCAGCACGGGCACCAGGCGTACCTGGTGGGGGGGTGCGTGCGCGACCTGCTCCTGGGTCGCAAGCCCAAGGACTTCGACGTGGCCACCAGCGCCCATCCGGGCGAGGTGCGCGCCATCTTCCGCAACTGCCGGCTGATTGGCCGTCGGTTCCGGTTGGCGCACGTCTACTTCAAGGGTGGGAAGATCATCGAGGTCTCCACCTTCCGCGCGAATCCGACGGAGCTGGAGGCGGCCTCGCCCCAGACGCACGAGGACGAGGCGGAGGCCGGGGGAGATGACCTGCTCATCACCCACGACAACGTGTTCGGCACCGACCAGCAGGACGCGCGCCGCCGGGACTTCACCATCAACGGGCTGTTCTATGACGTGAGCGAAGGCCGCGTCATCGACTACGTCCGAGGGCGGCGCGACCTGGACGAGCGCTTCATCCGCACCATCGGCGACCCCGAGGTGCGCATGCGCGAGGACCCCGTGCGCATCCTGCGCGCGGTGCGCTTCGCGGCGAAGCTGGACCTGGACATCGAGTCGCGGACGTACGCGGCCATGGAGGGCGCGGTGGAGGACCTGCCGCGCTGCGCTCCGGCGCGGCTGCTGGAGGAGACCTTCCGGCTCATCCGCGGCGGTGTGTCCGCGCCGGCGCTCAAGCTGCTGGACGCGCTGGATGCGCTCAAGCTGCTGCTGCCGCCGGTGAACGCGTACCTCAAGCAGCACGGCAAGGAGGGCGAGAAGACCTTCTACGCCTTCGCGCAGGCGCTGGACCGGCGTGTGGCGGCGGGAGAGCCGCTCGACGACGCCATCCTGCTCGCGGCGCTGCTGGTGCCCATCAGCCACTCGGCCCCTCCGGCCGAGCCGCAGGAGGGAGGCCGTCCCTCCGTGTCGCAGGTGGTGGAGGAACTGCTCGCGGGCTTCGTGCAGACGGCCCGCCTGCCGCGCCGCATCGCCGAGCGCTGCCGCATGTTGCTCCTGGCCCAGCGCACGCTGTCGGGTGAGCGCCGGCGCAAGAGCGCGGCGTTCCGCCGGCATCCGCTGTTCGGCGAGGCCCTCACCGTCTTCGAGATGATGGTGGAGGCCACGGGTGAGCACCGCGAGCAGTTGGAGGCGTGGAAGGCGGGCGAGGTGCCGCCGCCGCGTGCCGACG